Proteins co-encoded in one Planctomycetota bacterium genomic window:
- a CDS encoding cytochrome c3 family protein, whose translation MAKSSQPSDKPAGRFQFPRWANFLLPFIVLNAVGAAVYVPTVVFSALNPTTLNVGYRPEQPVPYSHALHVGQLGMDCRYCHTTVDEAGFAAIPSTQTCMNCHTAVETESLKLAPVRESWETGQPIEWTKVHDLADYSYFNHSAHINKGIGCYSCHGRVDHMGEEGVYQAEPLNMGWCLDCHRQPEKFIRPISEVTNMDYHLGKGGTEEGGPGDLVVMGDETPEEAQLRVGKILVEQYNIKDQAYMTACSTCHR comes from the coding sequence ATGGCCAAGTCCTCTCAACCCTCCGACAAGCCCGCAGGCCGTTTTCAGTTCCCGCGGTGGGCCAACTTTCTTCTGCCATTCATCGTGTTAAACGCCGTCGGGGCTGCGGTTTATGTTCCGACGGTCGTTTTCAGTGCCTTGAACCCGACCACGCTCAACGTGGGCTACCGCCCGGAGCAGCCGGTGCCGTACAGCCACGCGTTGCACGTCGGCCAACTCGGGATGGACTGCCGGTACTGCCACACGACCGTCGACGAAGCCGGCTTCGCGGCGATCCCGTCGACGCAGACCTGCATGAACTGTCACACGGCTGTCGAGACCGAATCGCTCAAGCTCGCCCCGGTCCGCGAATCCTGGGAAACCGGCCAGCCGATCGAATGGACCAAGGTTCACGACCTGGCCGACTACTCGTACTTCAACCACTCGGCCCACATCAACAAGGGCATCGGCTGCTACAGCTGCCACGGCCGGGTCGATCACATGGGCGAGGAAGGCGTCTACCAGGCCGAGCCGCTGAACATGGGCTGGTGCCTCGACTGTCACCGCCAGCCGGAGAAGTTCATCCGCCCGATCAGCGAAGTGACCAACATGGACTACCACCTCGGCAAGGGCGGCACCGAAGAAGGCGGCCCGGGCGACCTGGTCGTCATGGGCGACGAAACCCCCGAGGAAGCCCAACTCCGCGTCGGCAAGATTCTTGTCGAGCAGTACAACATCAAGGACCAGGCCTACATGACCGCCTGCTCCACGTGTCACCGTTGA
- a CDS encoding PEP-CTERM sorting domain-containing protein, whose amino-acid sequence MSIRTSIASVAAATAFAVTASAGAQVIAVDYTGSVAPDFEFDAFGGNTTPGPDGLTAIIPGVDAPASNFGGTGTNVSLDANPVPAAGSTINVTAKLEDGNVGDTLVVAFIEDGEVFSYGFATADLNGSTFTTLSLPIESFFFNSGDGAFSGTGITEASFQTPFGGTDALAVTVANISLTAIPEPASLGLLSVAGLGLVRRRR is encoded by the coding sequence ATGTCCATCCGCACATCCATCGCTTCGGTCGCCGCTGCGACCGCTTTCGCCGTCACCGCCTCGGCCGGTGCCCAAGTCATCGCCGTCGACTACACCGGCAGCGTCGCACCTGACTTCGAGTTCGACGCTTTCGGCGGCAACACCACCCCCGGCCCTGACGGCCTCACCGCGATCATTCCCGGTGTCGACGCCCCGGCCTCGAACTTCGGCGGCACCGGCACCAATGTCAGCCTTGACGCCAACCCCGTCCCGGCCGCCGGCAGCACCATCAACGTCACCGCCAAGCTGGAAGACGGCAACGTCGGCGACACACTGGTCGTCGCATTCATCGAAGACGGCGAAGTTTTCAGCTACGGCTTTGCCACGGCCGACCTGAACGGCTCGACCTTCACCACGCTGAGCCTGCCGATCGAGAGCTTCTTCTTCAACAGCGGTGACGGAGCGTTCTCCGGCACCGGCATCACCGAAGCCAGCTTCCAGACGCCCTTCGGCGGTACGGACGCGCTGGCCGTGACCGTGGCCAACATCTCGTTGACCGCCATCCCCGAACCGGCGAGCCTCGGCCTGCTTTCGGTCGCCGGCCTTGGTCTGGTGCGTCGTCGCCGCTAA
- a CDS encoding ATP-binding protein encodes MTKLSTERSPSIALTWLERLRWVAVAGQLLAVLVAEMAVGLTVHLPAVFAVVSVTVLTNLALLWSRRRRMVGPSVARVAVTGKGRSISDRLVPAVIVLDVMLLTIMLAFTGGAENPFSMLYLVHVALATVMLGTRGAWAVLFLSALCYGSLTIWWVPFNEDAFSRSVRVGGQWVALLLIGGLIVYFTARVLAALRRRELDLAEAHERALRNEGLTTLAAGAAHELGTPLATINIVVGELEHQTDGDVREDIRLIKSEVDRCRNVIDRMRGEIAEGAALSKRHAEWQDVLAGVQRSLGDRAERLAVVATDVPPIGVQPRVLEQALVIMIRNAFDASPPDAWVTLTAKQVDGTVRLEVRDDGEGMSAEVLRRAAEPFFTTKPPGKGMGLGLFLVRLTAERNDGVLEIDSTPGEGTAVTMRLPLAAGAATRPHVEPPAAGRNAALDESVDQPMNATNGP; translated from the coding sequence ATGACCAAATTGAGCACCGAGCGTTCGCCATCAATCGCGCTGACGTGGTTGGAACGTCTGCGCTGGGTTGCGGTCGCGGGGCAGCTATTGGCGGTGCTGGTTGCCGAGATGGCGGTGGGGTTGACCGTGCATTTGCCGGCGGTGTTCGCCGTGGTGTCGGTGACTGTCCTGACGAATCTCGCACTGCTCTGGTCGCGGCGTCGCCGGATGGTCGGCCCGTCGGTCGCGCGGGTCGCCGTGACGGGCAAAGGTCGTTCGATCTCCGATCGGCTCGTCCCGGCGGTGATTGTTCTCGACGTGATGCTGCTGACGATCATGCTCGCGTTCACCGGCGGTGCCGAGAACCCGTTCTCGATGCTGTACCTCGTGCACGTCGCCCTGGCGACGGTCATGCTCGGCACGCGCGGCGCCTGGGCGGTGCTGTTCCTATCGGCCCTGTGTTACGGGTCGCTCACGATCTGGTGGGTGCCGTTTAACGAGGACGCATTTTCCCGCAGCGTTCGTGTCGGGGGGCAGTGGGTCGCACTCCTGTTGATCGGCGGTTTGATCGTCTACTTCACGGCACGGGTGCTGGCCGCGTTGCGACGCCGCGAGCTTGATCTTGCGGAGGCGCACGAGCGCGCCCTCCGCAACGAAGGTCTGACCACGCTCGCCGCCGGTGCCGCCCATGAACTCGGCACGCCGTTGGCGACGATCAACATCGTCGTCGGGGAACTCGAGCACCAAACCGACGGCGACGTCCGCGAGGACATCCGGCTGATCAAGTCCGAGGTCGATCGCTGCCGCAACGTCATTGACCGCATGCGTGGCGAGATCGCCGAGGGGGCGGCGCTCAGCAAGCGGCACGCCGAATGGCAAGATGTTCTTGCGGGGGTGCAGCGTTCGCTGGGCGATCGTGCCGAACGGCTCGCGGTGGTCGCGACCGATGTGCCGCCGATCGGCGTGCAGCCGAGGGTGCTCGAGCAAGCGCTGGTCATCATGATCCGCAACGCCTTCGACGCTTCGCCGCCCGATGCGTGGGTGACGCTCACGGCCAAGCAGGTCGACGGCACGGTTCGGTTGGAGGTGCGTGACGATGGCGAGGGGATGAGCGCGGAAGTGCTCCGTCGTGCCGCCGAGCCGTTCTTCACGACCAAGCCACCGGGCAAGGGGATGGGGCTCGGGCTTTTTCTTGTACGACTCACGGCGGAACGGAACGATGGCGTGCTTGAAATCGACTCGACGCCGGGCGAAGGTACGGCGGTGACGATGCGCCTGCCGCTCGCCGCGGGCGCGGCGACCCGGCCGCACGTCGAACCCCCAGCGGCGGGGCGAAATGCCGCACTTGATGAGTCGGTGGATCAGCCCATGAACGCGACAAACGGGCCTTAA
- a CDS encoding response regulator: MTETTDDNHRLMLVDDDEIFRRRLAKAMDARGFEVCQAGDAAEAVKVAKQQQPHYALLDQRMPGKSGLELIGDLAKLDPDMQIVLLTGYGSIAHAVEATRAGAIDYLTKPVDADQIVAAFERSRDVDKAARLAADETTPSLARVEWDYMQRILHDCGGNISQAARKLGIHRRSLQRKLAKYPPVD; this comes from the coding sequence ATGACTGAGACGACCGATGACAACCACCGGCTGATGCTCGTTGACGACGACGAGATTTTCCGTCGCCGACTGGCCAAAGCCATGGATGCCCGCGGCTTCGAGGTCTGCCAGGCCGGCGATGCTGCTGAGGCCGTCAAGGTCGCTAAGCAGCAGCAACCCCACTACGCGTTGCTCGACCAACGCATGCCCGGCAAATCCGGCCTCGAACTCATCGGCGATCTCGCCAAGCTCGACCCTGACATGCAGATCGTTCTGCTCACCGGCTACGGCTCCATCGCCCACGCCGTCGAGGCGACCCGTGCCGGCGCGATCGACTATCTGACCAAGCCCGTCGACGCCGACCAGATCGTTGCGGCGTTCGAGCGGAGTCGAGACGTCGACAAGGCCGCCCGCCTCGCCGCCGACGAGACCACGCCGAGCCTGGCCCGCGTCGAGTGGGACTACATGCAGCGCATCCTCCACGATTGCGGCGGCAACATCAGCCAGGCCGCCCGCAAGCTCGGCATCCACCGCCGGTCGTTGCAGCGCAAGCTCGCGAAGTACCCGCCGGTCGATTGA
- a CDS encoding DNA adenine methylase, whose protein sequence is MIKYLGSKRTLLPVILNAVGKLADVRTVTDLFSGTARVGHALKAAGYAVRSNDHNAYAATLARCYVQADDDWADDAAKLVMEFNALRGEPGYFTETFCEKSWFFQPKNGARIDAIREAIAAKGLPPELEAVILVSLMEAADRVDSTTGVQMAYLKQWAPRSHNALELRVPVLLPRARHGKGEAHQLDAVDAARKLEADVVYLDPPYNQHSYLGNYHVWESLVRWDKPAVYGKACKRVDVRERRSLFNSRPKFAEAFEQVLRNIRCQALIISFNNEGYLDRVAMEALLAEVFPGRAVVTLENDFKRYVGAQIGIHDLTGKKVGKVSHLRNKEFLYVVAAPSVAERVVTEEPALFA, encoded by the coding sequence ATGATCAAGTACCTCGGGTCCAAGCGCACGCTGTTGCCAGTGATTCTCAACGCCGTGGGCAAGCTTGCCGATGTGCGGACCGTGACGGACCTGTTCAGCGGAACGGCGCGGGTCGGGCATGCGCTCAAGGCGGCGGGGTACGCGGTACGGAGCAACGATCACAATGCTTACGCGGCAACGTTGGCGCGGTGCTACGTGCAGGCCGATGACGATTGGGCCGACGACGCGGCGAAGCTGGTGATGGAGTTCAACGCGCTCCGGGGCGAGCCGGGGTACTTCACCGAGACGTTCTGCGAGAAATCATGGTTCTTTCAGCCGAAGAACGGCGCACGGATCGACGCCATCCGTGAAGCGATCGCGGCGAAAGGCCTGCCGCCGGAACTCGAAGCGGTCATCCTCGTGTCGTTGATGGAGGCGGCCGATCGCGTCGACTCGACCACCGGCGTGCAGATGGCGTATCTCAAGCAGTGGGCACCGCGCTCGCACAACGCCCTTGAGCTCCGCGTCCCCGTCCTGCTACCTCGTGCCCGACACGGCAAAGGCGAAGCTCATCAACTCGACGCCGTCGATGCCGCCCGCAAGCTCGAGGCCGATGTCGTCTACCTCGACCCTCCGTACAACCAACACTCGTACTTGGGCAACTACCACGTTTGGGAATCGCTGGTCCGCTGGGACAAGCCGGCGGTCTACGGCAAGGCGTGCAAACGCGTCGACGTGCGGGAAAGGCGGAGCTTGTTCAACAGCCGACCGAAGTTCGCCGAAGCCTTCGAGCAAGTCCTCCGCAACATCCGGTGCCAAGCGCTGATCATTTCGTTCAACAACGAGGGCTACCTCGATCGGGTTGCGATGGAGGCGCTGCTCGCCGAGGTGTTCCCGGGCCGCGCGGTGGTCACGCTCGAGAACGACTTCAAGCGTTACGTCGGTGCCCAGATCGGCATTCATGACCTGACCGGCAAGAAAGTCGGCAAGGTCAGCCACCTGCGGAACAAGGAGTTCCTTTACGTCGTCGCCGCGCCGAGCGTAGCGGAACGCGTGGTCACGGAAGAGCCGGCGTTGTTTGCGTGA
- a CDS encoding sodium-dependent bicarbonate transport family permease produces MDVGALLDNLLSPAILLFVVGIIAATLRSDLEIPPPIPKALALFLLLAIGFKGGIGLRAVEGDQVGMVLGVLIVSVAASALFPLGAYALLRLKLGRPDAAAIAACYGSVSAVTFVTALAFLDFEAAVYGGYMVAALALMESPAIVTGVLLGKGGGNLKLKPLLHEALLGGPVVLLVGAMVVGFVAQPDAAASLRKPLAGAFDVALAVFLLDMGLLAGRQMRNLKDAGWLPPTFALVAPPVQASLGVLCAYVLGLAPGDALLLAVLFGGASYIAVPAAMRIAMPEASPGLYVPMSLGITFAFNVTLGIPLYWLLIQTLWGF; encoded by the coding sequence ATGGACGTCGGTGCGCTTCTCGACAACCTGCTTTCTCCGGCGATCTTGTTGTTCGTCGTCGGCATCATCGCCGCGACCCTGCGGTCGGACCTCGAAATCCCGCCGCCGATTCCCAAGGCACTGGCCTTGTTCCTGCTGTTGGCGATCGGGTTCAAGGGCGGCATCGGACTGCGGGCGGTCGAAGGGGATCAAGTCGGCATGGTGCTGGGGGTTCTCATCGTGTCGGTGGCGGCGTCGGCGCTGTTCCCGCTCGGGGCGTATGCGCTATTGCGGCTCAAGCTCGGTCGGCCCGATGCGGCGGCGATCGCGGCTTGTTACGGGTCCGTCTCTGCCGTCACCTTCGTCACGGCGCTGGCGTTTCTCGACTTCGAGGCGGCGGTTTACGGCGGCTACATGGTCGCCGCGCTCGCGCTGATGGAGTCACCCGCCATCGTCACCGGTGTGCTGCTCGGCAAGGGCGGGGGCAATCTCAAGCTCAAACCACTGCTCCACGAAGCGCTACTCGGCGGGCCGGTCGTGTTGTTGGTCGGGGCGATGGTCGTCGGTTTCGTCGCCCAGCCCGATGCCGCCGCGAGCCTGAGAAAGCCGTTGGCCGGGGCGTTCGACGTGGCGTTGGCGGTGTTCCTGCTGGACATGGGGCTGCTCGCGGGTCGACAGATGCGCAATCTGAAAGACGCGGGTTGGCTGCCGCCGACGTTCGCCCTCGTCGCGCCGCCGGTCCAGGCGAGTCTCGGCGTCTTGTGTGCTTACGTGCTCGGACTCGCGCCCGGGGACGCGCTTTTGTTGGCGGTGCTCTTCGGCGGGGCGAGCTACATTGCCGTTCCCGCCGCGATGCGGATCGCCATGCCCGAGGCGTCGCCGGGGTTGTACGTGCCGATGTCGCTGGGCATCACCTTCGCCTTCAACGTCACGCTCGGCATCCCGCTCTACTGGCTGCTGATCCAAACGCTTTGGGGTTTCTGA
- a CDS encoding polymer-forming cytoskeletal protein, translating into MAEPGNQEYPTIIGPDAEFKGELKFDKGLRLQGKFEGQLKSSGKLHVAKEANLSGDVDANSVVIEGNVRSNLNVSDKVELKASAKYEGDLNASKLVVEEGAVFVGQVSVGPDAVKKGGGSPGISRPAAPSGQNQPQNQGSNKS; encoded by the coding sequence ATGGCCGAGCCCGGCAATCAGGAATATCCGACCATCATTGGCCCCGACGCCGAGTTCAAAGGCGAGCTGAAGTTCGACAAGGGCTTGCGCCTTCAGGGCAAGTTCGAGGGCCAACTCAAAAGCTCCGGCAAGCTCCATGTCGCGAAGGAAGCCAACCTCTCCGGCGATGTCGACGCCAACAGCGTCGTTATCGAGGGCAACGTTCGCTCCAACCTGAACGTCTCGGACAAGGTCGAACTCAAGGCAAGTGCCAAGTACGAGGGCGATCTCAACGCCTCGAAGCTTGTCGTCGAAGAAGGCGCCGTGTTCGTCGGGCAGGTCTCGGTCGGTCCCGATGCGGTCAAGAAGGGTGGCGGCAGCCCTGGGATCAGCCGGCCCGCCGCCCCGTCGGGTCAGAACCAGCCCCAGAATCAGGGTTCCAACAAGTCGTAG
- a CDS encoding polymer-forming cytoskeletal protein has protein sequence MARQPSKKLKEERSDDKVLIHCHECGGENEVSRRAMTITCSKCFKPLKLEDIVVERYDARRTLATVGVVTVEKKGQIVADTIKCGALILRGQVKSKHVFSNGAVLVSPQAELLGDVKAPSLAIGGGAKLDGYYEIGDLSTLPWRENGKVVAEENPDESAA, from the coding sequence GTGGCCCGCCAGCCGAGCAAAAAACTCAAAGAGGAACGGTCTGACGACAAGGTCCTCATCCACTGCCACGAGTGCGGCGGCGAGAACGAAGTCTCGCGCCGGGCCATGACGATCACATGTTCCAAGTGCTTCAAGCCGTTGAAGCTCGAGGACATCGTGGTCGAGCGGTACGACGCCCGTCGGACCCTGGCGACGGTCGGCGTGGTGACGGTGGAGAAGAAAGGCCAGATCGTCGCCGACACGATCAAATGCGGTGCCCTGATCCTGCGGGGACAGGTGAAGTCCAAGCACGTGTTCAGCAACGGGGCGGTGCTGGTGAGCCCGCAGGCCGAGTTGCTCGGTGACGTGAAAGCCCCGAGCCTCGCGATCGGCGGTGGCGCGAAACTCGACGGGTACTACGAAATCGGCGACCTGAGCACACTGCCCTGGCGGGAGAACGGAAAAGTGGTCGCCGAGGAAAACCCGGACGAGTCAGCCGCTTGA
- a CDS encoding DUF2064 domain-containing protein translates to MPEPTPVIMCKFPVPGRVKTRLCPPLSHAQAADVQAAFLKHLATRLPAAVFCVDDPAAFVERFGDVRTIQQGTGNLGDRLIDVRRHLPDTDLLFLGADVPDLPAGPLLDVMQEPFDVAIAPTDDGGYWCVRVNADVPIESLFGDVDWSSGREYEQTLANAARIGATTFIGESWRDCDEIADLRALLGRLSDSVDPNDVVLREGLAFLGDPATMGDA, encoded by the coding sequence ATGCCTGAGCCGACTCCCGTCATCATGTGCAAGTTTCCGGTCCCTGGCCGCGTGAAAACGCGGCTCTGCCCGCCGCTTTCGCACGCACAGGCTGCGGATGTGCAGGCGGCGTTCCTAAAGCATCTCGCAACCCGGCTTCCGGCTGCGGTGTTTTGTGTCGATGACCCCGCTGCATTCGTCGAGCGATTCGGGGACGTGCGGACGATCCAGCAGGGCACGGGGAACCTCGGCGACCGCCTGATTGATGTTCGGAGACACCTACCTGATACCGACCTGCTTTTTCTCGGGGCGGACGTGCCGGACCTGCCGGCGGGGCCGTTGCTCGACGTGATGCAAGAGCCGTTCGACGTGGCGATCGCACCCACCGACGACGGCGGCTATTGGTGCGTGCGGGTCAACGCCGACGTGCCGATCGAGTCATTGTTTGGCGACGTGGATTGGTCCAGCGGGCGGGAGTATGAGCAGACGCTGGCCAATGCCGCGAGGATTGGTGCAACCACGTTCATCGGCGAGTCCTGGCGGGATTGCGACGAGATCGCCGATCTGCGGGCGTTGCTGGGGCGGTTATCGGACAGCGTTGATCCGAACGACGTGGTT